A genomic segment from Salvia splendens isolate huo1 chromosome 13, SspV2, whole genome shotgun sequence encodes:
- the LOC121760903 gene encoding GDSL esterase/lipase At1g20120-like: protein MEKNSHLPILFLLLSISIKVIPAAAATARPSAIYAFGDALLDPGNNNNLPTVCRANHKPYGLDFPGRSPTGRFTNGKLPGDMLVSAFRIKDLLPAYADSTVDVYRLLTGVSFASACSGYHDVTAASVGVVNLDKQFKNFEKAFVKMEERFGIQLRECKAKHNKDAKEYNVKLQVRVRRMMVAMPTLKVVYMDIFNPMMEMIDKPNQFGFKSTVEGCCGSGWVELGPLCNVASVACNVHSEYVFWDSINPSEAAYKALTNK from the exons ATGGAGAAAAATAGCCATCTCCCTAtactcttcctcctcctctccaTCTCCATCAAAGTCATTCCGGCCGCCGCCGCCACGGCCCGGCCAAGCGCCATATACGCATTCGGAGACGCCCTTCTCGACCCCGGCAACAACAACAACCTCCCCACCGTCTGCCGCGCCAATCACAAACCCTACGGACTCGACTTCCCGGGCCGAAGCCCCACGGGGAGGTTCACCAACGGGAAGCTCCCCGGGGACATGCTCGTCTCCGCTTTCCGCATCAAGGACTTATTGCCGGCCTACGCCGACTCAACCGTCGACGTCTACCGCCTCCTCACCGGCGTCAGCTTCGCGTCCGCGTGCTCGGGCTACCACGACGTGACCGCGGCGTCGGTCGGCGTCGTCAACTTGGACAAACAGTTCAAAAATTTCGAAAAGGCGTTTGTGAAAATGGAAGAGAGATTTGGGATTCAACT GCGGGAGTGCAAAGCGAAGCACAACAAGGACGCAAAGGAATACAACGTGAAGCTCCAAGTTCGCGTGAGGAGGATGATGGTAGCAATGCCGACGCTCAAGGTTGTTTATATGGATATCTTCAACCCTATGATGGAGATGATTGACAAGCCTAATCAATTTG GGTTCAAGTCTACAGTAGAGGGATGTTGTGGAAGTGGTTGGGTGGAGTTGGGGCCACTTTGCAATGTAGCCTCAGTCGCATGTAATGTTCATTCGGAGTATGTGTTTTGGGATTCAATTAATCCATCAGAAGCTGCTTACAAAGCTcttacaaataaataa
- the LOC121762115 gene encoding serine/threonine-protein phosphatase PP1 isozyme 3-like, which produces MDPVVLDRIIDKLIEVRSSKPGKLVQLSESEIKQLCAASREIFINQPNLLELEAPIKICGDIHGQYSDLLRLFEYGGFPPKSNYLFLGDYVDRGKQSLETICLLLAYKIKYPENFFLLRGNHECASINRIYGFYDECKRRFNVKLWKAFTDCFNWLPVAALVDNKILCMHGGLSPELNNLGQIRSLPRPTAIPDTGLLCDLLWSDPGKDVKGWGMNDRGVSFTFGADTVSEFLAKHDLDLVCRAHQVVEDGYEFFADRQLVTVFSAPNYCGEFDNAGAMMSVDENLMCSFQILKPAERKNKFMMSTKM; this is translated from the exons ATGGACCCTGTGGTTTTGGACAGGATAATTGACAAACTAATTGAAGTCCGATCCTCGAAGCCGGGCAAATTAGTGCAGCTCTCGGAGTCTGAGATTAAGCAGCTTTGTGCTGCGTCTCGTGAAATCTTCATTAATCAGCCCAATCTTCTCGAACTCGAAGCACCTATCAAGATTTGTG GTGACATCCATGGGCAATATAGCGATCTTTTAAGGCTTTTCGAGTATGGGGGTTTCCCTCCAAAATCCAATTACCTATTTTTGGGTGACTATGTAGATCGTGGGAAACAGAGTTTAGAGACGATATGCTTATTGCTTGCATACAAAATCAAGTACCCCGAGAATTTTTTCCTTCTTAGAGGAAACCATGAATGTGCTTCTATAAATAGGATATATGGATTTTACGATGAATGCAAGCGCCGTTTCAATGTGAAATTGTGGAAAGCCTTCACTGACTGCTTTAATTGGCTTCCTGTTGCTGCACTAGTCGATAACAAGATACTATGCATGCATGGGGGCCTTTCTCCAGAACTGAATAACCTGGGTCAGATTAGGAGTTTGCCCCGCCCGACTGCTATACCGGACACTGGTTTGCTCTGTGATTTGTTATGGTCAGACCCTGGTAAAGATGTTAAAGGATGGGGAATGAATGATAGGGGAGTTTCATTTACATTTGGCGCTGATACAGTCTCAGAGTTCCTGGCAAAACATGATTTGGACCTTGTCTGTCGTGCTCATCAG GTTGTGGAGGATGGTTATGAGTTTTTTGCAGATAGGCAACTTGTAACAGTTTTCTCAGCTCCAAACTACTGCGGTGAATTTGATAATGCTGGTGCAATGATGAGCGTTGATGAAAACTTAATGTGCTCTTTTCAAATTCTGAAGCCAGCCGAGAGGAAAAACAAGTTCATGATGTCTACTAAAATGTGA
- the LOC121760904 gene encoding GDSL esterase/lipase EXL1-like has product MKKAYGLQKAAQTVEKALFLVAAGSTDIVNDFYMQPLTRAKYSYSAYIQMLLQNMEHFIKKLRKASARKIALVGVPPIGCMPIDAFTNIPLIKNESGDPLRPECRDDHNSDAQQYNTNLATRVKKMMEAMPDLKIVYVDYYNPMMNMINKPYQYGFKTTLTSCCGTGAIELVPLCNMVSLMCHDHSEYVFWDSVNPTEAAYKVVAKSFKDRALSQLFPGVKN; this is encoded by the exons ATGAAAAAGGCATACGGCCTTCAAAAGGCAGCACAAACAGTGGAGAAAGCACTCTTCTTGGTTGCAGCAGGCTCAACTGATATTGTCAATGATTTCTATATGCAGCCACTCACTAGGGCTAAGTACTCTTACTCTGCCTACATTCAAATGTTGCTCCAAAATATGGAGCATTTCATTAAA AAATTGAGAAAAGCCAGTGCTAGGAAGATAGCACTGGTTGGCGTTCCACCGATTGGGTGTATGCCGATAGATGCCTTCACCAACATCCCGCTGATCAAGAACGAGAGTGGCGACCCTCTAAGGCCCGAGTGCAGAGATGACCACAACTCTGACGCCCAACAATACAACACTAATCTCGCAACCCgggtgaagaagatgatggaggCAATGCCTGATCTTAAGATTGTCTATGTGGACTACTACAACCCTATGATGAACATGATCAACAAGCCATACCAATATG GGTTCAAGACTACACTAACCTCATGTTGTGGAACTGGTGCAATCGAGTTGGTGCCTCTTTGCAATATGGTCTCCCTCATGTGTCATGATCATTCAGAGTATGTATTTTGGGATTCAGTTAATCCCACAGAAGCTGCTTACAAAGTTGTTGCAAAGAGTTTCAAAGACAGAGCGCTTAGTCAACTTTTTCCTGGAGTTAAGAATTAA